The Brachyhypopomus gauderio isolate BG-103 chromosome 7, BGAUD_0.2, whole genome shotgun sequence genome has a window encoding:
- the dpagt1 gene encoding UDP-N-acetylglucosamine--dolichyl-phosphate N-acetylglucosaminephosphotransferase → MSPIPTLPLIINCCMSALGCIATVKLIPAFKEHFISARLYGLDMNKTTKKEVPESQGVISGTVFLIILFLFIPVPFLSCFVGEQCQRFPHNEFVQLIGALLAICCMIFLGFADDVLNLRWRHKLLLPTMASLPLLMVYFTNFGNTVIVVPKPFRALLGMHLDLGILYYVYMGMLAVFCTNAINILAGINGIESGQALFISASIIIFNILELNGDYGDDHIFSLYFMIPFFFTTLALFYHNWYPSSVFVGDTFCYFAGMTFAVVGILGHFSKTMLLFFIPQVVNFIYSLPQLFRVVPCPRHRLPRLQPDTGKLGMSYSKFKQRDLGKLGQLVLKVAETLRLLDVQRGQEGDDEFIECSNMTLINLVLKILGPTHERNLTAIMLLIQVLGSVIAFGIRYHLVRLFYDV, encoded by the exons ATGTCACCGATCCCTACTCTCCCGCTCATCATCAACTGTTGCATGTCTGCTCTTGGGTGTATTGCAACGGTCAAGCTCATTCCAGCCTTCAAAGAACATTTTATTTCGGCCAGACTGTATGGGCTGGATATGAACAAAACCACCAAAAAAGAAGT GCCGGAATCGCAAGGTGTGATCAGCGGCACGGTGTTCCtcatcatcctcttcctcttcatccccGTGCCTTTCCTCAGCTGCTTCGTTGGAGAGCAATGTCAACGCTTCCCTCACAATGAG TTTGTGCAGCTGATAGGTGCCTTGCTGGCCATCTGCTGCATGATCTTCCTGGGCTTCGCAGATGACGTTCTCAACCTACGCTGGAGACACAAGCTGCTCCTGCCCACCATGGCCTCCCTGCCCCTACTCATGGTCTACTTCACCAACTTCGGCAACACCGTCATAGTGGTGCCCAAGCCCTTCCGGGCCCTGCTGGGGATGCATCTGGACCTGG GTATTCTGTATTATGTGTACATGGGAATGTTGGCTGTGTTCTGCACAAACGCCATCAACATCCTGGCCGGCATCAACGGCATCGAGTCCGGGCAGGCCCTCTTCATATCTGcctccatcatcatcttcaACATACTGGAGCTTAATG GAGACTATGGAGATGAccacattttctcattgtaCTTCATGATCCCGTTCTTCTTCACCACCTTGGCCCTCTTCTACCATAACTG GTACCCGTCCTCGGTGTTCGTAGGGGACACGTTCTGTTACTTTGCCGGGATGACGTTCGCAGTGGTCGGGATCCTCGGCCACTTCAGCAAGACCATGCTGCTCTTCTTCATCCCCCAAGTGGTGAACTTCATCTACTCCCTACCTCAGCTCTTCCGTGTGGTCCCCTGCCCCAGACATCGCCTGCCCAG ATTGCAGCCGGACACTGGAAAGCTTGGGATGAGCTATTCCAAGTTCAAACAGAGGGACCTTGGCAAGTTAGGACAGCTTGTGTTAAAG GTGGCGGAAACATTACGGCTGCTGGATGTGCAGCGGGGCCAGGAGGGAGATGACGAGTTTATTGAGTGCAGTAACATGACACTAATTAACCTTGTGCTAAAGATACTAGGACCCACACATGAGAGAAATCTCACAGCCATTATGCTATTAATACAG GTCTTGGGGAGTGTGATCGCCTTTGGAATCCGGTACCATCTAGTTCGACTGTTCTATGACGTGTAA